The following is a genomic window from Pseudomonas sp. FP2335.
TTTACCGCACTGGCTGGCAACGCCGGTTGTTTCACGCACTTCCTTGTAGCTGCAGCAACCTTCGTAGATTGCTTCGCGGATTTGTCCGTCGGTGACGCCAGTACAGAGGCACACATACATAAGGGAGAACCGTCGCGGGTTTAAGGCTTGAGTGCGATGGATCTTAATGTTAACGAGAATGATTGTCAAAGTAGATTCGTAGGGTATTTGCGCGTATTGCCCCTGCGCTGACGAACGGTTTTTTCAGTGTATGATGGTCAGTCTTCACGAAGCGTGACTGCGTCACAGGGTTGTCGCCTACAGGCGCCAGACTGGGCCGGTCCTTTTACTTCAATCGTCACCCTCACATCAGGAGATACCCAATGAGCGTACTCGTCGGCAAACAAGCCCCGGATTTCGATGTACCTGCCGTCCTCGGCAATGGCGAAATCGTAGACAGTTTCAAACTGTCTGAAGCCATCAAAGGCAAATACGGCCTGGTGTTCTTCTACCCGCTGGACTTCACCTTCGTCTGCCCGTCGGAGCTGATCGCTCTGGACCACCGCATGGACGATTTCAAGGCGCGTAACGTTGAAGTGGTTGCCGTTTCCATCGACTCCCATTTCACCCACAACGCCTGGCGCAACACTGCCATCAATGATGGCGGCATCGGCAAAGTCAAATACACCATGGCTGCCGACATGAAGCACGACATCGCCAAGGCCTACGACGTTGAGTCCGAAGGCGGCGTGGCTTTCCGTGGCGCGTTCCTGATCGATGACAAGGGCGTTGTGCGCTCCCAGATCATCAACGACCTGCCGCTGGGCCGTAACATGGAAGAACTGATCCGCCTGGTCGACGCCCTGCAATTCCACGAAGAGCACGGCGAAGTCTGCCCTGCCAACTGGAAAAAAGGCGACAAAGGCATGAACGCTTCGCCAGAAGGCGTTGCGGCTTACCTGACCGAGAACGCTGGCAAGCTGTAAGCCAGATTTGAGGTACAAAAAAACGGCCTGAGAAGGCCGTTTTTTTATGGGCGGGAAATGGCTGTAGTGAGCGGGCTTGCCCCGCGCTGGGGGGCGAAGCCGCCCTAAACCCAGGCACCTCGGTGTATCAGTAAAACGGAGGCGGTTGGATTTGGGGCGGCTTCGCCCCCCAGCGCGGGGCAAGCCCGCTCACTACAACAGCGCTGTTAGTCGTTGAAGTCTTCCCAGCCGCCCATCTGCTTCCAGCGATTGACGATGCCGCAGAACAGGTCGGCGGTCTTCTCGGTGTCATAGCGCGCCGAGTGGGCTTCGCGACCGTCAAAGTCGATTCCGGCTGCCTGACAGGCTTTGGCCAGTACGGTCTGGCCGTAAGCCAGGCCCGCGAGGGTAGCGGTGTCGAAGCTGGAGAACGGGTGGAACGGATTGCGCTTCATGTCCAACCGCGCCACGGCGGCGTTCAGGAAGCCCAGGTCGAAGCTGCTGTTGTGGCCGACCAGGATCGCGCGTTTGCAGCCATTGGCCTTCAACGCCTTGCGCACGCCACGGAAGATGTCGGTCAGTGCCGCTTCTTCACTCACGGCCATGCGCAGCGGGTGATCGAGCTTGATCCCGGTAAATTCCAGGGCCGCCGCCTCGATGTTGGCGCCTTCGAACGGCTCGACGCGGAAGAAGTGGGTGTGTTCCGGGAACACGAAACCCTGTTCATCCATGCCGATGGTGGTGGCTGCGATTTCCAGCAAGGCGTCGGTGGCGCAATTGAAACCACCGGTTTCTACGTCGATGACAACCGGCAGATAGCCGCGGAACCGCTCGGCCATCGGGTGGCGTGAACCGCCACCGCTGTGCTCGTGTTCGTCGTCGTAATGGTCTTCACTCACTTGCTTTCCTCCAGCAGGCGCCAGCGCAGTGTTTCACCGGCGCGCAGCGGGATAACAGTCAACTCGCCAAACGGCAGGCTGGCAGGGGCGGTCCAGTCTTCACGGACCAGGGTGATGCGGTCGGTATTCGCCGGCAGGCCGTAGAAACGCGGGCCGTTGAGGCTGGCGAAACCTTCGAGCTTGTCCAGGGCATTGCGTTGTTCGAACGCTTCGGCGTACAGCTCGATCGCCGCGTAGGCCGTGTAGCAACCGGCACAGCCGCACGCGGCTTCCTTGGCATGCTGGGCGTGTGGCGCGGAGTCGGTGCCGAGGAAGAACTTCGGATTGCCACTGGTGGCGGCATCCAGCAGTGCCACCTGATGGGTGTTGCGCTTGAGGATCGGCAGGCAATAGAAATGCGGCCGAATCCCGCCCACCAGCATGTGGTTGCGGTTGTACAGCAGATGGTGCGCAGTGATGGTCGCGCCGACGTTGGCCGAGGCCTCGGTGACGAACTGCACGGCATCGGCGGTGGTGATGTGTTCGAACACTACCTTGAGGGTCGGGAACAGTTCGACCACGCGACGCATGTGCTCGTCGATGAAGATCTTCTCGCGATCGAACACGTCCACCTCGCCACGGGTGACTTCACCGTGGATCAACAGCGGCATGCCGACTTCGGCCATGGCTTCGATGGCCGGCAGGATCTTGTCGATACTTGTCACACCGGAATCGGAGTTGGTGGTCGCGCCAGCCGGGTACAGCTTGGCGGCGTGCACGTAGCCGCTGGCCTTGGCCTCGCGAATCTCGTCGGGCTGGGTGCGGTCGGTGAGGTAGAGCACCATCAGCGGTTCGAAGCGGCTGCCGGCCGGGCGCGCAGCGAGGATACGCTGGCGATAGGCGTCGGCTTCAGCGGCGTTACGCACCGGAGGTACCAGGTTAGGCATGATGATGGCACGGCCAAACGTGCGCGCAACATCGGCCACGGTTTGGGGCAACGCAGCACCATCGCGAAGATGAATATGCCAGTCGTCGGGACGCAGCAGGGTCAGGCGGTCGGACATTGGGGATTCCAGGCGGGTCAATCTGGTGGGAATGCTACCGGAAAAGACTCTTGCAGGCACTCGCTATCAAGTTTTACAGGATGCATCCGATAGCCTTTCGTATGCCTTATCGATGTATGACGCTTTGAAGTGTTGTAGAAACCAGTGGAGCCTCCCGTGCGCCAGCATTATCTAGCCCTGCTCAGTGTGTTCGCCAGCCTGCCTGCGATGGCCCTCACGTTCCAGACACGTCTGGAGAATATTGAGTGGAAGGTAGAGGGCGACAAGTTTGAGTGTCGTCTGAGCCAACCGATCACCGATTTTGGTTCGGGTGAGTTCGTGCGCCGGGCCGGCGAGCAGGCGACGTTTCGTCTGAAAGCCTTTAATGGTTCGCTGGGCGCAGGTTCGGCCACCTTGCTGGCCGCTGCCGCACCTTGGCAGCCCGGACGCGGCGACATCAATCTGGGAGCCGTGCGTGCCGGCAGTGGCGAAGTGCTGTTCAACAGCTCACAGGCCCAGGCCGGGCGCCTGTTCAATGGTTTGCTCGAGGGGCGTTCGCCGACCGTACGGCATTACGGGCGTGAGGGCGGCTACTCGGAAATCCGCCTGTTGCCGGTGAAGTTCAACAAGGCCTACAGCGACTATCAACTGTGCACCGCCAAGCTGCTGCCGATGAATTACGATCAGGTCAAGCAGACCGAAGTCGGCTTTCCGGGCGGTGGCATCGAACTGGATGCGGCGGCCAAGCAGAAGCTGGCAGTGATTCTTGAATTCATGAAGGCCGACCCGACCGTCAACCACATCGAGTTGAACGGCCACTCGGACAACAGCGGCAACCGCCTGACCAATCGTGATGTTTCACGGCGTCGTGCATTGGCGGTGATGGACTACTTCAAGGCCAACGGCATCGAGGAGTCGCAGATTACCCTGCGCTTCCACGGCGAAAGCTACCCGCTGGCGCCCAACACCAATGCTGCCAACCGCGCACGCAACCGCCGCGTCAATATTCAGCTGGAGCGGGTCGCAACCCCCGAGAAACCGGCACCCCAGGCTGCGGTCCGGAGCAATCCCGCGGCAACCTCATAAGGTGCGACCACCGGTCGCCCTCTCGACATAATCTGTCGCTTTATCTTCATTTGCTGTCGCGCCCCTGTAATTTCACGGTTTTGATCGGTAGAATCGTCGCCTTTCCGTACAACCCCGTGGAGTGATGGCATGGCCGACGTAAACAAGGTCGTTCTCGCGTATTCCGGCGGCCTGGACACTTCGGTGATCCTCAAGTGGCTGCAGGATACTTATAACTGTGAAGTGGTGACCTTCACCGCTGACCTGGGTCAGGGCGAAGAGGTCGAACCTGCACGTGCCAAGGCGCAAGCCATGGGCGTGAAAGAGATCTACATTGACGACCTGCGCGAAGAATTCGTCCGCGATTTCGTTTTCCCGATGTTTCGCGCCAACACCGTCTATGAAGGCGAGTACCTGCTGGGTACTTCCATCGCACGTCCGCTGATCGCCAAACGCCTGATCGAAATCGCCAACGAAACCGGCGCCGACGCCATTTCCCATGGCGCGACCGGCAAGGGCAACGACCAAGTGCGTTTCGAACTGGGCGCCTACGCGCTCAAGCCGGGCGTCAAAGTGATTGCCCCTTGGCGTGAATGGGACCTGCTGTCCCGTGAAAAGCTGATGGATTACGCTGAAAAGCACGCAATCCCGATCGAGCGCCACGGCAAGAAGAAGTCCCCGTACTCGATGGACGCCAACTTGCTGCACATCTCCTATGAAGGCGGCGTGCTGGAAGACACCTGGACCGAGCACGAAGAAGACATGTGGAAATGGACCGTCTCCCCGGAGAACGCGCCAGACAAGCCACAGTACCTGGAACTGACCTACCGCAACGGCGACATCGTCGCGCTGGACGGCGTCGAAATGACTCCGGCTACCGTGCTGGCGACCCTGAACCGTATCGGTGGCGAACACGGTATCGGCCGCCTCGACATCGTCGAGAACCGTTACGTGGGCATGAAGTCCCGTGGCTGCTACGAAACTCCGGGCGGCACCATCATGCTGCGCGCTCACCGCGCCATCGAGTCCATCACCCTGGACCGTGAAGTGGCTCACCTCAAAGACGAGCTGATGCCTAAGTACGCCAGCCTGATCTACACCGGCTACTGGTGGAGCCCTGAGCGTCTGATGCTGCAACAGATGATCGACGCTTCCCAGGTCCACGTGAACGGCGTTGTGCGCCTGAAGCTGTACAAAGGTAACGTGATCGTCACCGGGCGTAAATCCGATGAGTCGCTGTTCGACGCCAACATCGCCACCTTCGAAGAAGACGGCGGCGCCTACAACCAGGCGGACGCAGCGGGCTTTATCAAGTTGAACGCACTGCGCATGCGCATTGCGGCCAACAAAGGTCGCAAGTTGTTCTGAGTGCTCAAGACACTCTAAGGAAAGCCCCTTGTTGAAGGGGCTTTTTTTTGCCCGATGAAAAACCAGGCAGCCTTGATTCGATCTTTTGTTTATCGATGTTTAAACTTTGTTGAAGTTAAGGTGACAGGAAATTTGTCTGCCGGGCCAACTGCACGTGATGGCTTGTTTGCGAGGTGAAATGAATTAATTACACCTGACAAGGAACTATGTCTTACAGATAAATCACACAAGTAAGCACAATTTAATTGTTGTGCGCTGAATGTTCTGTAGGAAATATGGGTGTAAATAAATATGTTTAATGGAACTAAAAAGGTGGTGGTTTTCTTGGCTTCTCAAGGGAGCGATGACCACAAGCAAGGGATATTTCCTGAAAGTCGTGTGCGTTACTTTCGCCGTCCATCCCATATCCGTGGGGTAATTTATTCAAAATATGTGTGGGGCCGGAAAGATCTGAAAGGCCTCATACAACTCGCTACGGTCGACTTTGCGTTTTTTTGTAGGTCAATTCCTATTACGTTGTGGGTTGGGTCTCTGCTTGCTGTTGCGCGGGGGGGAATACTATGCCAACTAGGAAACGACTAGGCTATTGTGCTTGCTCTGAATAATTCGAACAGCGAAATTGGACTTTCTTATGAATAAAGTGCTGATCGTGGATGATCATCCCGTCATTCGTCTTGCTGTGCGTATGCTAATGGAGCGTCATGGTTATGAGGTCGTTGCCGAGACCGATAACGGTGTCGATGCGTTGCAACTTGCACGGGAACATATGCCGGACATTGTCATACTGGATATTGGAATTCCCAAGCTCGATGGGTTGGAAGTTATTTGCCGGCTCTCCTCGGTCAAACAGCCTGCGCCGTTCAAGGTGTTGGTGCTGACGTCGCAGGCTCCGGGGCATTTCTCCATGCGATGCATGCAGGCGGGGGCGGCAGGGTATGTATGCAAGCAACAGGACCTGACCGAGTTGCTGAGCGCTATCAAGGCGGTGCTTTCCGGCTACAGCTATTTCCCGAACCAGGCGCTGAATTCGGTGCGCTCTACCATGGGCAATGCCAGCGAGGCCGACATGGTTGAACGCCTTTCGGGCCGGGAGATGATGGTGTTGCAGCAGTTGGCCCGTGGTAAAACCAACAAGGAGATCGCCGATGGCATGTTCCTCAGTAACAAGACCGTCAGCACCTACAAGACGCGCTTGTTGCTCAAGCTCAATGCCCGCTCCCTGGTGGACCTGATTGAACTGGCCCAGCGCAATGGGTTGGTATAGGTGGGAAGGGGTCCATCAAAACGCTGATAGGTAACCAGAGTACTCGTTGGAAAAAAGCCTCCGTCAGGGAGGCTTCTGGTCGTCAACGGCCAGGTCAGAGGTCGAAGTCGTAATCGGCCAGTTGTTTTTGCAAGCGTCGCTCTTCCAGAAGATTGTCGATAGTGCGACGTTTGCTCAGATTGGTCTTGGCCACCTCCGCAACGGGGGCTTCGCCATCGTCATCCGGCTCTGCAACGAGGTCGTCTTCTACATCCAATTGTTCTTTGCCAGTGCTCATAAGGTTCACTCCGGGCTAAGACTGCCGTTGGCGCTCCTTATAACGATAATCCATGAATGGGTAAAAAAGATTTTTTCAATCGACAGATCAAAAAAACCAATGATTGCTCAATCGTCTGATGTCTTGTCCTTGTATTCGCACAGGTCCTCGATGCGACAGCTGCCGCAGCGCGGCTTGCGCGCCTGACAAACATAGCGCCCATGCAGGATCAGCCAGTGATGGGAGTCGAGCAGATACGGCTTGGGCACGAACTTCATCAATTGATTTTCCACCTCGACCACGTTCTTGCCGCGGGCGATACCAGTTCGGTTACTGACCCGGAAAATGTGCGTGTCCACCGCCATGGTCAACTGTCGGAACGCGGTGTTGAGCACAACATTGGCGGTTTTGCGCCCTACACCGGGGAGGGCTTCCAGCGCTTCGCGAGTTTGTGGCACTTCACCGCCGTGCAGCTCAACCAGCATCCGGCAGGTCTCAATCACGTTCTTGGCCTTGCTGTTGTAGAGGCCGATCGTCTTGATGTACTCCGATAACCCATCGACACCCAAGGCATGGATTGCCGCTGGCGTGTTGGCTACCGGGTACAGTTTGGCCGTGGCCTTGTTGACGCCTACGTCGGTGGATTGTGCCGACAGGATCACCGCAATCAGCAGCTCGAACGGCGAGGAGTAGGCCAGTTCGGTTTTGGGTTCCGGATTGTCTTCGTGAAACCTGCGGAAAATTTCCAGGCGTTTTACGGCGTTCATGGGACGAGTGGTTCCTTGCCGGTGTTCAGCGTGAAGGTGAAAAGGGTCCAGGCCGGGCCCCCTGCCAGTAGTAACCCCAGCAGCATAAACCCGGTAGGCATCAAAGTGGTGTCTGCCTCGCCGCGTAACAACCCTAGCGTGAGCGCAATGCAGCAAACAGTTGCTGACCCGTCTCAACGTTGCAGGTCACGTGCCCAGGGCATCGACTTGACGTTGCGCTTCATCGAGCCGGTTTTGTGCGTCGGCCAGTTCTTGCGGGGCGGCCAGCCGATCCTGCGCTTTCTTCAGCTCGGCGCGGCGCATCGCCAGCTGGATTTTGGCGCGTTTGAGTTCGGCAGTATTCACGGGCGACCGTGGCATTGCTGGCGTGCTGTCTGGTTCCAGTGCAGCCAATGCGCGTTCAGCGGCCTCAAACTGCTGTTGCAGGACGATCAACTGAGATTGCTGTTCAAAGGTCGGTGGATGACCAAAGGCTTTCAAGGACTTGTGCAGCTGTGCGCGGCTCATCGCCACCTCAATCTTGGCCTTCTTCACCGCTGCGTCCGTAATCGCTTGCAGGGCATCTACCGGCGCGGTTTCCATCGGTGCCGGTCGTTTGGTCCGTGCCTGGCGCTCGGCGAGCCGATGCTCCTCTTCCCGCTGCAAGCGCGCGTTGCGTTGTTCGTAGCGACGCCGTGCCCGGTCACGCTTGAGGCTGCGTTCGTGGCGCTCGTGATCATTGGCTGCCAGACCTCCCACGATCGGCAGCACGCTGACCAATGGGCGCATTTCAATGCAATCGACCGGGCACGGCGCCACACACAAATCACAACCCGTGCATTCGTCGACGATCACTGTGTGCATCAACTTGGCGGCGCCCACAATCGCATCCACCGGGCACGCCTGGATGCACTTGGTGCAGCCGATGCACTCGGCTTCACGGATGTACGCAATCTGCGCCGCAGCTTCGCCACGGGAGGTATCCAGCGCCAGCACCGGCACGTTCAGCAAGTGCGCCAGGCCGGCGATGGTTTCCTGTCCACCAGGCGGACACTTGTTGATGGCTTCGCCGCTGGCGATGCCCTCTGCGTAAGGCTTGCATCCGGGGTGCCCGCATTTGCCGCATTGGGTCTGCGGTAGCAGCGCGTCGATACGTTGAATGAGGTTCATGCTGTGATCATTGGCGTGCCGGTAGGTTAGACAAACAGGGTCTGATTATCCGGCAAGCGAGAAAGGGGAACTAGCTGAAAAGCCCTGTCGCCGAAGCGACAGGGCCGTCTTGCAGGCTTACTTGATCCGTTGACCGGGCTTGGCGCCGCCGTCAGGGCTCAGCAGGTAGATCTCTTCACCGCCAGGACCGGCCGCCATCACCATGCCTTCGGAGATGCCGAACTTCATTTTCCGTGGCTTGAGGTTGGCGATCATCATGGTCAGGCGACCATCGAGTTTGGACGGGTCCGGATAAGCGCTCTTGATCCCGGAGAACACGTTGCGTTGCTCGCCGCCAAGGTCCAGCGTCAGGCGCAGCAGCTTGTCGGCACCTTCCACGGCTTCGGCTTTTACGATCAGCGCGACACGCAGGTCGATTGCGGCGAAAGCGTCAAAGTCGATTTCCGCAGAGATCGGGTCTTTGGCCAATTCACCATTGCCTACTGGCGCAGCCGAGCCGGTGTCGGTCTGGCTGGCGACCAGGTCTTCTTTCGATGCGTCGGTCATGGCCTGGACCTTGACCGGGTCGATGCGGGTCATCAGCGGCTTGAACTCGTTCAACTGATGGTTGCTGAGCAGGGTCGCGTGGTCCTTCCAGGTCAGCGGCGCAACGTTGAGGAACGCCTCGGCGTCGGCGGCCAGCAGCGGCAGCACCGGCTTGAGGAAGATCACCAACTGGCGGAACAGGTTGACGCCGGTGGCGCAGATCGCCTGGACATGCGCCTGCTTGCCTTCCTGCTTGTTCAGCGACCACGGTGCCTTGTCGGCGATCCAAGCGTTGGCGCGGTCGGCCAGGCCCATGATTTCGCGCATGGCGCGGGCAAAGTCGCGGGCTTCATAGGCTTCGGCGATGCTCGGTGCGGCGGCCAGGAACGCGTCGGTCAGTTCCGGTGCGGCATTTTCGGCCACCAGCAGGCCAGCGTTGCCCTTGTGGATGAAACCGGCGCAACGGCTGGCGATGTTGACGACCTTGCCTACCAGGTCCGAGTTGACCTTCTGTACGAAGTCTTCCAGGTTCAGGTCGAGGTCGTCTACGCCACGGCCCAGCTTGGAGGCGTAGTAGTAGCGCAGGTATTCCGGCGACAGGTGGTCCAGGTAGGTGCGCGCCTTGATAAAGGTGCCACGGGACTTGGACATCTTCTGGCCGTTGACCGTCAGATAGCCGTGCACGGCGATGCCGGTCGGCTTGCGGTAGCCCGAACCCTCAAGCATGGCCGGCCAGAACAGGGCGTGGAAGTTGACGATGTCCTTGCCGATGAAGTGGTACAGCTCGGCGGTGGAATCCTTGTTCCAGAACGCGTCGAAGTCCAGCTCCGGGGTGCGATCACACAGGTTCTTGAAGCTGGCCATGTAGCCGATTGGCGCGTCCAGCCACACATAGAAGTACTTGCCCGGCTCGCCCGGGATCTCGAAGCCGAAGTACGGCGCGTCGCGGGAGATGTCCCACTGTTGCAGGCCGCTGTCGAGCCACTCGGAGAGCTTGTTCGCCACGGCGTCCTGCAGGGTGCCGCTGCGGGTCCAGGTTTGCAGCATCTGCTGGAAGTCCGGGAGCTTGAAGAAGAAGTGTTGGGAATCCTTGAGCACCGGGGTGGCGCCGGAGATCGCCGACTTCGGATCCTTCAGCTCGGTCGGTGCGTAGGTCGCACCGCATTTTTCGCAGTTGTCGCCGTACTGGTCTTCGGTGCCGCATTTCGGGCAGGTGCCCTTGATGAAGCGGTCGGCCAGGAACATCTTCTTTTCCGGGTCGAAATACTGGGTGACCGAACGCTGGTCGATGTGCCCGGCATCCTTCAAGCGCAGGTAGATCTGGCTCGACAGCTCGCGGTTTTCTTCGGAGTGGGTCGAGTGGAAGTTGTCGAAATCCACCAGGAACTCGGCAAAGTCGGCGCTGTGTTCGGCCTGCACGTTGGCGATCAGTTGTTCCGGGGTGATGCCTTCCTTTTCGGCGCGCAACATGATGGCCGAACCGTGGGCGTCGTCCGCGCAGACATAGATGCATTGGTTGCCGCGATGCTTCTGGAAGCGCACCCACATATCGGTCTGGATGTACTCAAGCATATGGCCAAGATGGATGGAACCATTGGCATAGGGCAGGGCGCTGGTGACGAGGATCTTGCGTGGCTCGGACATGGGGCTCGGCTACTTGATGAAACGGAGGTCGGCCACTATAAAGCGCCGGGAAATATATTTCACCCCGTGGCGCTGTTTCAACATCTTCCAAACCTGCGAAAGCATGCCGTTGAGCCATAGGAACGGTTAGGATAGCCGCCTGTTTCAGTCAGTCTTTTTCGGGAGTAGCCCATGAGCGCCGTGAATCGCGCAGCGGTGGAAGCCGTTCTTCGCCAGTACACCGACCCCTATTTGAACCAGGACCCGATCAGTGCCGGCTGTGTGCGCGCCATCGAGATCGAGGGCGAGCGGGTGTCGGTCCAGTTGGAACTGGGTTATGCCGCCGGTCTGTTCAAGAACGGCTGGGCGCAGATGCTGCAGATGGCGATCGAAGGCCTGGACGGCGTGAGCTCGGCCAGGGTCGACATCCAGTGCGTGATTGCACCGCACAAGGCCCAGGCGCAGATTCCGGGCCTGGCCAATGTCAAGAACGTCGTTGCTGTCGCTTCCGGCAAGGGCGGCGTCGGCAAATCCACCACCGCCGCCAACCTGGCGTTGGCCCTGGCGCGTGAAGGCGCCCGCGTGGGTATTCTCGACGCCGACATCTACGGCCCGAGCCAAGGCGTGATGTTCGGCATCGCCGAAGGCACCCGACCGAAGGTCAAGGACCAGAAATGGTTTGTGCCGATTGAGTCCCTGGGCGTGGAAGTCATGTCCATGGCCTTCCTCACTGACGACAACACGCCGATGGTCTGGCGCGGCCCGATGGTTTCCGGCGCGCTGTTGCAACTGGTAACCCAGACTGCCTGGGGCGACCTGGATTACCTGGTGATCGACATGCCGCCAGGCACCGGCGACATCCAGCTGACCCTGGCGCAGAAAGTCCCGGTGGCCGGCTCTGTGATCGTCACCACGCCCCAGGACCTGGCGCTGCTGGACGCGAAAAAAGGTGTGGAGATGTTCCGCAAGGTCAACATCCCGGTGCTGGGCGTCGTGGAAAACATGGCGGTGCACATCTGCTCCAACTGCGGTCACGCCGAGCATCTGTTCGGCGAGGGCGGCGGCGAGAAGCTGGCCACCCAGTACGGGGTCGAGCTGCTGGCCTCGTTGCCGTTGTCCATGCTGATTCGTGAGCAGGCCGACGGAGGCAAGCCTACCGTTGTCGCCGAGCCTGACAGCCAGATTGCCATGATTTATCAGGAACTGGCCCGCCACGTAGGCGCGCGGATCGTCCTGCAGGAAGCGGCTTCACCGGCAATGCCGACGATTACCGTCAGCGACGACTAAGCGACGTGAAGGAGAAAAGCCTCGACGGTGTCGGGGCTTTTTCATGTCTGAAGAGCGCTCAAGGCCTGCCAGTTACGCTTTTACGCAATTGCTCGTGTAAGCAATTACTTACTTTCTCGTAAGTGTTTGGTTTTTTTAGCCGCCATGGGCGTCTCGATACACTCGGGTTGTTTTCTATCCTATTGAATAATAACAATTATTTACTTTTGTTCTGAGGCGCAAATCTCTCGGCCGGCGGCTGGGTTGCCGTTGAACTTCCTTTGGAACTCTTTAAGATCGGCCCCGTGTCCACGGATTGACACAGCCATCAAGGAACGATGGTTTGAAGGAACGTCGCAGGATGCGATTCATCAGGATGATGAAAAGGAATACAGGGACTAGGGAAAAAATGTGGGCGGGTCATACCGCCCCTTTTTTTGCCTGTAGAAAAGTGAACCCTAGCCTGCAAAACGCAAAAAAGGCCCTTGAGGGCCTTTTAAGTCGTAGCAAACCGATCAGCGAATCAGATCGGCGATCTTGCCGGGCTTGCCATCCCATTCAGCTGCATCTGGCAGCGAATCTTTCTTCTCGGTGATATTTGGCCAGATTTCCGCCAGCTCGACGTTGAGCTGAATGAACTGTTCCATACCTGCCGGGACTTCGTCCTCGGAGAAAATTGCGACGGCCGGGCATTCCGGTTCACACAGGGCGCAGTCAATGCACTCGTCCGGGTGGATGACCAGGAAGTTCGGGCCTTCGTAGAAGCAGTCCACCGGACATACTTCCACGCAGTCGGTGTACTTGCACTTGATGCAGTTGTCGGTGACGACGAAGGTCATTTCTAATTCTCTCCTCAGGCGGCGGCGGCGAAACCCTTTGTGGCAGGGCTCGCGAGGTTCGGGAGTGGTAGTCTGCGGACCAGGCTAAGAGCCCGCAGCATCCCAAACCGCGCGAGAGTCTACCAGCTTGCAAGCCTCAGCGTTATATCCGAGTCTTCAGTGCATATAACATTTCGAGCGCTTTTCGCGGCGTCAAGTCATCCAGGTCAAGCTTTGCCAATTCATCCAGCACCGGGTGAGGCAGGCTGGCGAACATATCGCTCTGGTGCGGCGCGGCGTTTTTGCTCGTGGCTTTG
Proteins encoded in this region:
- a CDS encoding response regulator transcription factor, translated to MNKVLIVDDHPVIRLAVRMLMERHGYEVVAETDNGVDALQLAREHMPDIVILDIGIPKLDGLEVICRLSSVKQPAPFKVLVLTSQAPGHFSMRCMQAGAAGYVCKQQDLTELLSAIKAVLSGYSYFPNQALNSVRSTMGNASEADMVERLSGREMMVLQQLARGKTNKEIADGMFLSNKTVSTYKTRLLLKLNARSLVDLIELAQRNGLV
- a CDS encoding OmpA family protein; translated protein: MRQHYLALLSVFASLPAMALTFQTRLENIEWKVEGDKFECRLSQPITDFGSGEFVRRAGEQATFRLKAFNGSLGAGSATLLAAAAPWQPGRGDINLGAVRAGSGEVLFNSSQAQAGRLFNGLLEGRSPTVRHYGREGGYSEIRLLPVKFNKAYSDYQLCTAKLLPMNYDQVKQTEVGFPGGGIELDAAAKQKLAVILEFMKADPTVNHIELNGHSDNSGNRLTNRDVSRRRALAVMDYFKANGIEESQITLRFHGESYPLAPNTNAANRARNRRVNIQLERVATPEKPAPQAAVRSNPAATS
- the rnt gene encoding ribonuclease T, whose translation is MSEDHYDDEHEHSGGGSRHPMAERFRGYLPVVIDVETGGFNCATDALLEIAATTIGMDEQGFVFPEHTHFFRVEPFEGANIEAAALEFTGIKLDHPLRMAVSEEAALTDIFRGVRKALKANGCKRAILVGHNSSFDLGFLNAAVARLDMKRNPFHPFSSFDTATLAGLAYGQTVLAKACQAAGIDFDGREAHSARYDTEKTADLFCGIVNRWKQMGGWEDFND
- the pyrC gene encoding dihydroorotase — translated: MSDRLTLLRPDDWHIHLRDGAALPQTVADVARTFGRAIIMPNLVPPVRNAAEADAYRQRILAARPAGSRFEPLMVLYLTDRTQPDEIREAKASGYVHAAKLYPAGATTNSDSGVTSIDKILPAIEAMAEVGMPLLIHGEVTRGEVDVFDREKIFIDEHMRRVVELFPTLKVVFEHITTADAVQFVTEASANVGATITAHHLLYNRNHMLVGGIRPHFYCLPILKRNTHQVALLDAATSGNPKFFLGTDSAPHAQHAKEAACGCAGCYTAYAAIELYAEAFEQRNALDKLEGFASLNGPRFYGLPANTDRITLVREDWTAPASLPFGELTVIPLRAGETLRWRLLEESK
- a CDS encoding argininosuccinate synthase: MADVNKVVLAYSGGLDTSVILKWLQDTYNCEVVTFTADLGQGEEVEPARAKAQAMGVKEIYIDDLREEFVRDFVFPMFRANTVYEGEYLLGTSIARPLIAKRLIEIANETGADAISHGATGKGNDQVRFELGAYALKPGVKVIAPWREWDLLSREKLMDYAEKHAIPIERHGKKKSPYSMDANLLHISYEGGVLEDTWTEHEEDMWKWTVSPENAPDKPQYLELTYRNGDIVALDGVEMTPATVLATLNRIGGEHGIGRLDIVENRYVGMKSRGCYETPGGTIMLRAHRAIESITLDREVAHLKDELMPKYASLIYTGYWWSPERLMLQQMIDASQVHVNGVVRLKLYKGNVIVTGRKSDESLFDANIATFEEDGGAYNQADAAGFIKLNALRMRIAANKGRKLF
- a CDS encoding bacterioferritin-associated ferredoxin; amino-acid sequence: MYVCLCTGVTDGQIREAIYEGCCSYKEVRETTGVASQCGKCACLAKQVVRETLTQLQTAQAALPYSAEFTHA
- a CDS encoding PA3496 family putative envelope integrity protein, producing the protein MSTGKEQLDVEDDLVAEPDDDGEAPVAEVAKTNLSKRRTIDNLLEERRLQKQLADYDFDL
- a CDS encoding peroxiredoxin, which produces MSVLVGKQAPDFDVPAVLGNGEIVDSFKLSEAIKGKYGLVFFYPLDFTFVCPSELIALDHRMDDFKARNVEVVAVSIDSHFTHNAWRNTAINDGGIGKVKYTMAADMKHDIAKAYDVESEGGVAFRGAFLIDDKGVVRSQIINDLPLGRNMEELIRLVDALQFHEEHGEVCPANWKKGDKGMNASPEGVAAYLTENAGKL
- the nth gene encoding endonuclease III, whose translation is MNAVKRLEIFRRFHEDNPEPKTELAYSSPFELLIAVILSAQSTDVGVNKATAKLYPVANTPAAIHALGVDGLSEYIKTIGLYNSKAKNVIETCRMLVELHGGEVPQTREALEALPGVGRKTANVVLNTAFRQLTMAVDTHIFRVSNRTGIARGKNVVEVENQLMKFVPKPYLLDSHHWLILHGRYVCQARKPRCGSCRIEDLCEYKDKTSDD